In Paludibaculum fermentans, the genomic stretch TGTCTGATTTCGCCGGCAATCTGGAATGGGACTCGTCCAAGCCGGATGGCCAGATGGTTAAGGTCTTTGACGTCAGCAGGATGCGGGCGCTGGGACTGGATTGCCCGACGCCACTGGAAGAAGGACTGCAGCGGACAATCTCCTGGTACCGCGAACACAGCGCGGCCGGCACGGACGGAATCCGCCTATGACCGGCGGGGAGGTCTCCCGATGATCTTCGTGATTGGCGGACGCGGTCTGGTGGGCTCCGGCTTCGTGCGCCTGCTGGAAGCCAGGGGCGACGAGTTCCAGATTATCGATCGCGCCAACTACGACTCCCTGCGCGGCCAGAAGTGCGAACTGCTGGTGAACGCCAACGGGAACTCCAGGAAACCATTGGCCAAACAGGCCCCGTTGGAGGAGTTCGACGCGTCGGTCCGGTCCGTCCGGTCGTCGCTGATCGACTTCCCCTGCGAGACCTACGTTCACATCTCCTCCTGTGACGTGTACCCGGACTGCACCAGCCCGGAGGTTAGCCGGGAAGACCAGATCCTCAATCCCGCGAAACAGAGTCCGTACGGTTTCCACAAGTATCTGGCCGAGCAGTGCGTCATGCACGCCGCTCCGCGCTGGATTGTGGCCCGCTGCGGCGGCTTTGTCGGCCCGGGCCTGCGCAAGAATGCGATCTTCGACGCGCTGCACGGCGGTCCGCTCTGGCTGGACCCGGCCAGCAGCCTCCAGTTCCTCCACACTGACCAGGCCGCCGAGGTCATTCTGAAATTGGCCACCCAGGCGCCGGCCAACCGGGTGTATAACGTCTGTGGGCAGGGTGTGATTTCCATCGCGGAAGTAATCGAGGCCGTCGGCCAGCCGGTACCCGTTCAGCCGGGCAGTCCGAAAGTGCGCTACGAAGTCAGTGTCGAATCGGCTCAGCAGTTTGCGGAGATTCCGGAGACCCGCAAGACGGTGCTGGACTTTGTGCGCGCCCAACTGGAGACTCGGTAAGTCCATGCCAACAAGGAGCCTCCTGATTCTGGCCGGCGGCAGGGGGACAAGGCTCCAGGAGGTACATCCGGACCTGCCCAAGCCGATGGTGCCGGTGGCGGGCCAGCCGTTTCTCGAGTGGATGCTCCGGTTCTGGGAACAGCAGGGCGCAGGCGACGTGGTCGTGTCCACAGGCTATCTTGCTGAGGTGATTGAGGATTTCCTGAAAGCTCGCGGACGTGGAACGACGGTAAGAGAACGCGAGGCCCTGGGCACGGGCGGCGCGGTCCGTTTCGCGGTAGAGCAGCAGCCGGTGAGTGATCCCTTCGTGGTGACCAACGGCGATTCCCTCGTGGCGGCCGGCCTGAGCGGCATGTGGGATTTGGCGCCAGGGGTGGAGGCAGCCATCGCGGCCATCGAGGTAGACGACGCCAGCCGGTTTGGCACTTTGGCGATCGACGACGAAGGCTTCCTGCAGCGGTTCGAGGAAAAAAGGCCGGGGGCCGGGTGGATCAATGCCGGGATTTACTGTTTCCGGCGGCATGTGATTGACACATTTCCAATGGGTGCATCGAGCATCGAAATGGACGTATTTCCGTCGCTGCTGGCGGCGGGGGCTCGAATTCGTGTGATCCGAGTGAGCGGGCAGTTTCTGGATATTGGCACGCCGGCCAGCCTTTTGCAGGGGGATGCCTTCGTGCAGAAGCTCAAGGAGGTATTGCCGGCATGATCATCACGAGAACGCCGTTCCGCATCAGTTTCTTCGGCGGCGGGTCCGACTATCCGGACTACTTCCGGCAGTACGGCGGCGCGGTCCTGGCCACGGCGATCGACAAGTCGGCGTACCACTCGGTGACCCACTTCCACTCCCAGCTCTTCGACTACTCGATCCGTGTCGCCTATCGCCAGGTGGAGTGCGTCTCCCAACTGGACCAGCTCGAGCACGCGCCTTTCCGCGAGTGCCTGCGCAGTTGTGGCATCACGCAGGACGTCGAGGTGAACTATACGGGCGAGTTGCCCTCGTTCACTGGCCTGGGGACCTCATCTTCGTTCGTTGTAGGCCTGCTGAACGCCCTGCACAGCTTCCAGGGCCGTAGGCTGGAGCCGCTGGACTTGGCCTATGAGGCCATCCGCATCGAGCGCGATGTCCTGGGCGAGTGTGTCGGCTGCCAGGATCAGGCGCTGGCTGCCATTGGCGGTTTGGCCATTGTCGAGTTCCTACCGGACGGCGAGATCCGCCCCCATCCCCTGGTGCTGCGGGGCGAGCGCAAGGAAGAACTGCAGCAGCACATGATGCTGTTCCACACCGGGATTCACCGCCGCGCGGCCGAGATGGCCCGGCGGCAAATGAGCCGGCTCAGCGAGAATACTGACCGCATCCGGGCTCTGCGGAAACAGGTGGATGAAGGCTACGAGATCCTGACGGGCCAAGGCCCGATCTCCTCGTTCGGCGAACTGCTGCATGAGGCGTGGATCCTCAAACAGGAGCTGGACACGCATGTGGGGCCGCCGGTGGTGTGCGATATGTACCATCGGGCGCGCATGGCGGGCGCCCTGGGCGGCAAGCTGCTGGGCGCGGGCGGGGGCGGGTTTCTCCTGCTCTTCGTGCCGCCGGAACGGCAGGACAAGGTGCGGCGCGCTTTGCACGACCACCACGAAGTACCCGTGCGGATTGACGCTCCGGGTAGCCACGTCCTCTACTCAACGGAACCTGCGACTTCAGACGAGACGGTCGCTCCGGTGCTGCGCGCCAGAACCCAATTCGCTGACTGAATCAGACCCGGACTACTTACCTGCCGCACGCCCGGGCAGCGGAGTCCCGTCGCGCATCTCATCCGTGGCGCGGCGCACCACCTGGTCACCGGCCTGCAGGCGGCCCATCACTTCCACCATGTCCCCGTCGGCCGCTCCCTTCTTCACATCCACCCATTCGGCGCGGCCGCCATTGCTGCGCACCACGAAGGTCCGTTCCGTCGTGGTGACGACACTGGTCTTCGGAACAAACAGAGACGGCTTGGGGCGGCGGACCGGCCACTTCACTGACGGGTACATGCCGGGCGCCAGCGAGGCATCGCCGTTAGCGACATCCAGTTCGACGGGCATGGTGCGGGTAGCGGAGTCGAGCATATGGGCTGAGCGAGCCACCGTCCCCGCAAACGTCCTCTCTGGAAATGCCGGCACCTTGAAATCGACCCTGGCTCCGTTTGAAATGGCGCCTGTGTACTGCTCCGGCACGGCCACCACCAGGCGCAGCCGAGCCAACTGCTGGATACTCAGCAAAACCGGATCACTGCCGGGGCCCACCAGCGCTCCCGGATGAACCAACCGTTCCGTCACGACACCGTCGAACGGCGCGGCGATCCGCAGGTACGACTCCAGATCCTTCTGCGCACTCACGGCGGAAGCCGCAGCCTGGCTCGCCTGTTGCTTGGCCCGCACCAGGGCTTTCAGCGCGTCCACCTGTTTCTTCGCGAGAACCACTTCGTTGCCCGCAACGGCACCCGGAGTCTCGGCGGCCTTGGCCATACGCTCCGCCGTGCTCTCGGCCGCGGCGAGCTGCGCCTCTGCCTGAAGCCGCTCGGATTCGGCCGACTGCACCTTGGATTCCGCCTCGGCAATCTGGGCCTTCATCTCCGGCGCGGAGAGCTCCACTAGCGGCTGGCCCTGCTTCACGAAGCTGCCGCGATCCACCAACACCTTCTCCACATACCCGCGGACCTTGGCATGCACGGCTACGCTGAGGAACGGCTGGAACTCGCCCGGTAGCTCGACGGACTGCGAGACCGGCTTGGCCACTACGGGCACGAGGTCACTGGTCTGCGCCCAGACGGCCGCCATCGACACGAGGAGGGAGGCCAAGGTCAGGATGTTAATGCGCTTCATAGTATCGGCTCTCCGGATCCATCGGGTTGAGCGATGGCGAATTCGTGGACGCTTT encodes the following:
- a CDS encoding efflux RND transporter periplasmic adaptor subunit, translating into MKRINILTLASLLVSMAAVWAQTSDLVPVVAKPVSQSVELPGEFQPFLSVAVHAKVRGYVEKVLVDRGSFVKQGQPLVELSAPEMKAQIAEAESKVQSAESERLQAEAQLAAAESTAERMAKAAETPGAVAGNEVVLAKKQVDALKALVRAKQQASQAAASAVSAQKDLESYLRIAAPFDGVVTERLVHPGALVGPGSDPVLLSIQQLARLRLVVAVPEQYTGAISNGARVDFKVPAFPERTFAGTVARSAHMLDSATRTMPVELDVANGDASLAPGMYPSVKWPVRRPKPSLFVPKTSVVTTTERTFVVRSNGGRAEWVDVKKGAADGDMVEVMGRLQAGDQVVRRATDEMRDGTPLPGRAAGK
- a CDS encoding GHMP family kinase ATP-binding protein, which produces MIITRTPFRISFFGGGSDYPDYFRQYGGAVLATAIDKSAYHSVTHFHSQLFDYSIRVAYRQVECVSQLDQLEHAPFRECLRSCGITQDVEVNYTGELPSFTGLGTSSSFVVGLLNALHSFQGRRLEPLDLAYEAIRIERDVLGECVGCQDQALAAIGGLAIVEFLPDGEIRPHPLVLRGERKEELQQHMMLFHTGIHRRAAEMARRQMSRLSENTDRIRALRKQVDEGYEILTGQGPISSFGELLHEAWILKQELDTHVGPPVVCDMYHRARMAGALGGKLLGAGGGGFLLLFVPPERQDKVRRALHDHHEVPVRIDAPGSHVLYSTEPATSDETVAPVLRARTQFAD
- a CDS encoding NAD-dependent epimerase/dehydratase family protein; this translates as MIFVIGGRGLVGSGFVRLLEARGDEFQIIDRANYDSLRGQKCELLVNANGNSRKPLAKQAPLEEFDASVRSVRSSLIDFPCETYVHISSCDVYPDCTSPEVSREDQILNPAKQSPYGFHKYLAEQCVMHAAPRWIVARCGGFVGPGLRKNAIFDALHGGPLWLDPASSLQFLHTDQAAEVILKLATQAPANRVYNVCGQGVISIAEVIEAVGQPVPVQPGSPKVRYEVSVESAQQFAEIPETRKTVLDFVRAQLETR
- a CDS encoding sugar phosphate nucleotidyltransferase, producing MPTRSLLILAGGRGTRLQEVHPDLPKPMVPVAGQPFLEWMLRFWEQQGAGDVVVSTGYLAEVIEDFLKARGRGTTVREREALGTGGAVRFAVEQQPVSDPFVVTNGDSLVAAGLSGMWDLAPGVEAAIAAIEVDDASRFGTLAIDDEGFLQRFEEKRPGAGWINAGIYCFRRHVIDTFPMGASSIEMDVFPSLLAAGARIRVIRVSGQFLDIGTPASLLQGDAFVQKLKEVLPA